In Bacteroidales bacterium, the sequence GCCTATACCTATACTATTAAGGAAGCGCTTCAGTTCCATGTAGGTTGTCCCTGGGCCAAGGCTGGGGTAATAGAAATTGTGATTGAAGGGAAGAAGACAATTACCATTGACTTTGGCGATGGAACCTGCGACCGGAAGTTTACGGTAACGATTGACGGTCAGACTACCCAGGAAAGTGGATTGGAAGGTTCTGAAGGCGGAATATAGCAAATTGCAGCCTGTCGTTTTCTACCCGGCCAGGTAAGTTGCACAGGCTGAGGCCAGAAAAAATAAAAGAAGCTAATGAAAATAGGGGATACCGAAAGTGTCCCCTGTTTTTTTGAGGTATTATTTTGTTCCTTCCTTAAGGCCATAGGTTGCTCCTTCATCCCCTGCGGGGAAAGAGCGTAAAGCGCAGAGCGTAAAGCGTAAAGAAATACCGTTCATGACTTACCTCTCTACCCTGCACTCTAAGCCCAATGCTTTACGCTATAAACTCTACGCTCCACGCTGGAACTTTGGAACTCTGGAACCCTGGAACTTTGGAACCCGTTCCTTAATCCCCTACGGGGAAAAAGATATGGTTTACATCACTACATCTATTATCCTTCATCCCCTGCGGGGAAAGAGCGTAAAGCGCAGAGCGTAAAGCGTAAAGAAATACCGTTCATGACTTACCTCTCTACCCTACACTCTAAGCCCAATGCTTTACGCTATACGCTCTACGCTCTACGCTGGAACTTTGGAACTTTGAAACTCTGGAACCATGAAAGTCTGGAACCTTGACAAAATCAACCTTCATCCTTTAACAGGCTCCTGGATGGATTAGAATTTTTGAATTTTGCATTTTCCTGGTGCTTACCCTGGAATAACTGTTACAATAACTTTGCGTTCGTTTCGGGGCCCATCAAACTCACAAAAGAAAATATTCTGCCAGGTGGAAAGGGCCAGTTCGCCTCCGACCAGGGGAATTGTTTCAGAAGGGCCTACCAAACCGGCTTTGAGATGGGCATCCCCGTTGTCATCCTGGGCATCATGTTCCCATTTCCCAGCCGGGATCAATTGCCTCAGCAGTGTTACAACATCGTTCTGCACCGATTCATCCCAGTTTTCCTGAATCATGATAGCCGATGTGGCCCCCTGCGCATATACATTTACAAGCCCTTCGCGCACACCGCTTTTACTGACGACATCTTTTACTCGTGCCGTAATATCATATAGTCCGTTATGTTTGTCGGTGCTGAATGTAAGAGTATAATGCATACCTGCCTCCCTTTTCTATGCAAAACTAATCCAAATCCTGCCATCTTTTACCGGATGAACCAATAATCCAACCCCGGCGAAGCAGCAATATGAGGCAACCGGAATGAACGGTAAACATTTTTCAAGTTGTGTCAGCAACAAAACGCAAAAAAACAGATAAAAAAGCCCCATACACTGAACATGAAACTTGTATTATATTTGGTAAACTGAAACAGAACACAAAAATGGAATATTCTGAAAAAAAGGTAGTTTCAACCGATGGCCTGCCGTTGTTTCTCCGCATCTGGCAGCCTAAACAAAAACCGCTGGCCGTTATCAATATGGTACATGGCCTCGGGGAGCATGGAGGCCGGTATGATCACTGGGCAAAACGATTTACCCAGGAAAATATGGCCTTTGTTGCTATTGATTACAGAGGCCACGGCCTGGCGGAAGGCAAACGCGGGCATGCCGCTTTTTATGGCCTTCTGCTGGATGACATAAAGGTTTTGCTCGAAGAAACAAGCCAACTGTTTCCTGAAATACCTGCCATTCTTTATGGACACAGCCTCGGCGGCAATCTGGTTCTTTCCTACATATCGCAACGCAGGCACTCCCTGAATGGCCTCATTGTGACTTCTCCATGGCTCCGGCTGACTTCCGAACCTCCGGTTTGGCAAACTGCTGTGGCCCGCATTCTTTTGCCTGTTTTCCCCGGAATGACGATTCCCAATGGCCTCAATCCAAACGATCTCAGCCACTATCCCGAAGTGGCCAAAGCTTATACAAGCGATCCACTTGTGCATAACAAAATCAGTCTGCGTCTGTATTTTGATACACAGAAGGCCGGTCATCTCATCCTTCAGAAAGGGATTCCGGTGAACATTCCCGTGCTGATTGCCCATGGCTCAGCGGATCCGATTACTTCTCCCCGGGCAAGTCAGGAACTCACAACACACTGTAGTAAAAATGTTACTTTTCGGTTGTTCAAAGATATGTTCCACGAACTCCACAACGAGCCCTGTGCCCCCGAACTTTTTATTCTTATTAAAAACTGGATAATGGAAACCTGCCTTGCAAATACCGATTACCCGTCAGGTCATGGATACTTTTAGGACCGAAATCAGACCAACACCTGCCCCTTTCAGTATCAGCTATACCGATCTGCTTCTGTTCATCGGATCGTGTTTCACGGAGCACATAGGCAGTAAGATGGAATTGTTGAAATTTCCGGTTTGCCTTAACCCTTCAGGCATTCTTTATAATCCTGTTTCTATAGCCAATACCATCAGACGGCTTATTACCGCAAAACCATACTCTCAGGACGAGCTTATTCTGTATAACGGAGTCTGGCATAGCTTTGATCATCATGGTATGTTTTCAGGTACTGATAAAGATGAGGTACTGAAACGGATTAACGAATCGTTAAACCGGGGAGCTGCATTTCTTCGCAAGGCCACCTGTCTTTTTATCACACTGGGAAATGCCCATGTTTACCGATACCGGAAAACCGGGCAGATTGCAGCTAACTGCCATAAAATACCTGATACAGAATTCACTTTCGACATACTATCACCTGAACAGATTGCAGAAAACTTTACAGATGTCTGGAACCTTATCAGCAAAGTTAACCCGACTCTACGGATGATCTTTTCCATTAGTCCTGTCCGATATCTCCGATACGGCCCCACAGGAAACCAGACCGGCAAATCAGTTTTGTTTGTAGCGGTTCACAGGCTGCTGAATGAAATCCCCGGGTCAGTCTATTTTCCCGCTTACGAAATCATGATGGACGATTTACGCGATTACCGTTTTTATGAACCGGACATGATTCATCCTAATCAGGTGGCCATTGATTATATCTGGCAGTTTTTCTGTCAGACCTTCTTTGCTGAAGCTACCTTGCAGATTGTACGGAAGGTGGAACAGGTGCAACGAGCGCTGGAACATCGCCCGATCAGGCCCGGAACAGAAGAATATTCCCGGTTTATTGAACAGATCCGAACCAGAATTTCAGAGCTGGAGAAACAATATTCTTTCCTGAATTTTCAGGAGGAAAAAGAAAAACTCGATGCTTTGGCAAAAACAGTTTGAATCTTTTTGCTCCTACCATGCCCTGAACTGAAGCACAGCAACCTCGCGCATGATGCAACGCAAAAAATGAACAGGGCTAAAAATACATCTCCAGCAGAAAAAACAAAGCAAAAAGAACACTGGCTATTCCATTGGTAGTAAAAAAGGCTGTATTCAGCCGTGAAATATCGTCTGAACTCAATATAACATGCTGGTAGGTTAGCAGACCAAGGAATACAAGAGATCCGATCCAGTACCAAAGGCCAAAATGGCCGTAATATCCTGCCAGTATCACAATGCCTCCGCTCACCAGATGAAATATAGCCGAAATGATGAGGGATTTTTTTCGTCCGAAACGTACCGGTACCGAGCGCAGGTTTTCCTGCCTGTCAAACCATTCATCCTGCAATGCATACAGTATATCGAAGCCGCTGACCCAGAAAATGACTACCAGGGAATAGAGAACCGGCAACAAAGCAAACTTCGAGGTAACGGCCAGGTATGCCCCCACGGGAGCAAGGGAAAGCCCTAATCCCAGAATCAGATGACTCCAGGTTGTGAATGTTTTGGTAAAACTATAGCCTAAAATGATCAGCAGGGCAACGGGAGACAATTTAAAAACCAACGGATTGATAAACCATGCTGCCGCCATAAACAGAAGCGATGAAACGATGGTGAGATGCAACGCCGATTTGGGTCGGATAATCCCGACCGGGATTTCACGGAGTGCTGTCCGTGGATTCTTCCCGTCAATTTCCCTGTCAACATACCGGTTAAATGCCATGGCAGCCGTTCGCGCAAAGACCATGCAGAGAATGACAGCAATAAAAATACTCCAGGAAAAAGGATACTGATCGTGCCGTACTGCCAGGAAAAATCCGATGATGGCAAAGGGCATGGCAAAAACGGTGTGGCTGAACTTAACCAGCGAAAGATAGTTGAGCAGTCGTGGTCTCTGATTCATAATCCTTGCTGAAGAAGTTGCTCATAAATACGGTAACTTTCGTCATCAAAGGCAACAAAAATTACCTCTTCGGGAAGATCATGCGTTTCCGCAAACTGCCGCACTTCCCTCACAGCAATGGCAGCGGCTTTATCTTTCGGATATCCGTATACACCGGTACTTATACCGGGAAAAGCAATCGTTCTGATTTGGTGCTGGTTTGCCAGAAAGAGGCTGTTGCGGTAACAGGATGCCAGTTTTTCCGGTTCCCCGTATGAACCTCCATTCCAGACAGGGCCTACCGTGTGAATAACAAACCGCGCAGGAAGGTTATACCCTTTGGTAATGCGCGCCTCGCCAACAGGACAACCTCCTATGGTACGGCATTCTTCCAGAAGCTGTGGGCCAGCGGCACGGTGGATAGCTCCGTCAACACCCCCTCCGCCAAGCAAACTCGTATTGGCTGCATTGACGATGGCATCGGCAGAAACTTTTGTTATATCACCTTTTATCAGACCAATTTTCATTGTTTATTGCCTGATTACCGCACCGAGTTCTTTTTCATAAGCCGTCATAAGTTTTCTCATTACGGCATCAATTTCTTCATCGGTCAGAGTCTTTGACGGATCCCTGAGCACATAAGTAATGGCATAGGATTTCTTCCCGGCACCTATCTTTTCCCCTTTATAGACATCGAAAAGATTCATCTTCTGCAGAAGCTTCTTCTCTGTTCTGAAGGCGAGATCCCTCAGCTGGGCGTAAGTTACCTTTTCGTCGAGCACCATTGATAAATCGCGACGCACTTCGGGGAACCGGGGGATTTCACGGTACACCACAAAATGATCCTTAACCAGGTTCATCAGGGCATCCCAATGGAAATCGGCATAAAAGACCGGGGCTTTGCAGTCAAATTCTGCCATCAGTTGTGCATTCACCTCACCAAACTCAACTACCACCGTTTCGTTCACCATGTATTTCAGACCATATTCAAACAGATCGTTCCTTACCTCCCCGTTACCCAGATGTTCCGGATCAAAACCCAGCCTCTGCAGAATGGCCGAAACCCAGCCTTTCAGGAAAAAGAAATCAACAGGCTGTTCCGGAGTAGTCCAGTTTTTCTCGCTCCGGTTGCCGGTAGCAAAAAGGGCCAGGTGGAGATATTCCGAGTATTTTGAAAGGGGGTTTTTCGCTTTCTCTTCCGGATGGTAGAAATAAACTTTTCCGACCTCATAGAGGAGCAGGTCCGGATTCTTCCTGTTCCGGTTGTATCGTATTGCCTCAAGTCCGCCATAAAGAAGGCTCTGCCGCATGCAGTCGAGGTCGCTGCTCAAAGGATTCAGAATGCGGACAAGGTTTTCAGCCGGAAAGGCTTTGTTTTTCTCATAATATGCTGAACGGGTGAGTGAGTTGGACATAATTTCTGTAAAACCGGCACCCGTCAGATAATCGCAAATGGTATGGGTTATTTTTTCCTTATCAGGTTTGGCAACATAGGATAAGGTAGCATGAACACGCTCAGGAATTTCAACATTGTTAAAGCCATAGATGCGAAGCACTTCCTCGACGATATCTGCTTCACGCTGTACATCAACCCTGTAAGGAGGAACCCTTAGCAGCATATCGTTTCCCTTTTCTGACAAAATTTCTATATCAAGGGAAGCGAGGATCTGACGAAGGGTGTCTTCTGGAATTTCCTTTCCAATCAGGCTATTGATTCTTTTCAGGTTAACAGCTACTTCGGCGTTCACGGCCGGAGCAGGGTATTCATCAACAACAGGACCTGTGATAGTTCCGCCTGCAATGCTAGTTATTAACCATGCAGCCCGCTGAAGGGCATAGGGAACCATGTTAGGGTCAGTGCCTCTTTCAAAGCGGAACGAAGCATCAGTTGCCAGTCCAAGCCGACGGGCCGTTCGCCGTATGGTCCGGGGATCAAACCATGCGCTTTCAAGAAAAATATTCGTTGTTTCGTCGCTGATACCCGAAAGCAGACCGCCGAAAATGCCGGCCAGAGCCATGGGTTCTGCCGTATTGCAAATCAGAAGATCGTTTGCTTCAAGGGTACGCTCAACACCGTCAAGTGTAATGAACATTGTTCCGGCAGGAAGATTTTTCACCACAACCGTATTTCCCTGAATTTTATCGGCATCAAATGCATGGAGCGGTTGTCCTGTCTCGTATAAGACATAGTTGGTTATATCGACCACATTGCTGATTGGATTCAGGCCGACTGCCCTCAGTCTGTTCTGAAGCCAGGCGGGCGAAGGGCCTACTTTTACACCGCGGATGTACCAGCCGGCATACCGGCGGCATCCTTCCGTATTTTCAATAACCACTTTAACAGGTGGTTCAGCTCCGGAAACCGGCAGACGGGGCAATTCCGGAAGCCCTGCCTTCACGGGCGATGATAAGCTCAGCCGGGCTGCCAGATCACGGGCAATGCCGTAATGCGAAGCCGCATCAATGCGATTCGGCGTTAAGCCGATTTCATAAACCGTGTCAGTGGTTACACCAAAATATTCCGATGCCGGAGTGCCGGGAACTGCTTTCTGATCGAGCACCATAATGCCCTCATGGGATGTTCCCATACCGGCTTCATCCTCAGCACAGATCATCCCTTCGGATTCTTCACCACGGATTTTGGTCTTCTTTATCTCAAATGTTTCATTTCCGGAAAAAATTTTTGCCCCGGGCAGGGCCACAAGTACTTTCTGGCCTGCTGACACATTGGGAGCCCCGCAAACGATTTTCAGCGGCGCCCCGGCACCAATGCTCACCGTTGTAAGCGATAATTTGTCGGCATTGGGATGTTTGACACAGGTCAATACTTCGCCTATCACAAAATTCTGCAAACCACCCTTAACTGATTCCCATGTTTCCATTGATTCCACTTCCAGCCCCAGATCCGTCAGAATTTCAGCCAGACGGGCCGGATCAAGATCAAAGGGAAGATAATCACGAAGCCAATTGTAGGAGATCTTCATTGCAAATTCCTTTCCTGAAAACTATTTTTTTTAATAACAGCCGCAAATCTAAGAAAAATGACTGTTATTTAACCAGATCCGGTTGAAAAACTCTCTTCCGGTTAACAGCAGATTGCCTATATTTGCCCGTGATGAAGTGAACAGGTCAGAGCCAGGTCTTCTTTAACCTGCAGACCGGTGGTTTAACCTGTTTGGCAAATGACAGATAAATGTATGTCAGAACGGTTAATACTTGTAACAAACGATGACGGGATTCATGCGCCGGGGCTTCAGGCCCTGATTCATGTGGCACAGACATTCGGCCGCGTCCTGGTCATAGCCCCGCATGAAGGCCAGAGTGGCATGTCGCATGCCATAACAGTAAAATATCCCATACGGATTGAAAAATTGTCGGAAGAAGAAAAACTGACAGTGTACTCCTGCACAGGAACCCCCGTGGACGGCGTAAAGCTGGCCATCAACCGGCTGGCCGGCAGGCCTCTGACCATGGTTCTTTCCGGCATTAATCATGGAGCAAATTCCTCGTCGAGCATTGTTTATTCAGGAACCATGGGAGCCGTTCTGGAAGGATGCATCAACGGCATACCTTCCATAGGCTTTTCTCTGCTTGACTTTTCGAAGGAAGCCGATTTCAGCACAGCTATCCTTTACGCCAAGCATATTGTTTCGCGCGTGCTTGAAGAAGGCCTTCCTTCAGGCACCTGCCTGAATGTAAACATACCCCGCAACAACGGAGAACCGATAAAAGGAATAAAAATATGCCGGCAAAACAAGGGCCTCTGGAGGGAAGAATTCGACCGGCGCATTGATCCACAGAACCAGGAATATTACTGGCTTACCGGCGAATTCCATAACCTGGAGCCTGAAGCAGACGATACCGATGAATGGGCCCTCACCCACCGTTATGTGTCGGTAGTTCCGGTTAAAATTGATCTTACTGATTATCAGTTTATCAACAGAATTAAACACTGGGAAAATCATACACCATGAAATCGAAATTTGACCGGCTCAGCCTGGGATTCTTTCTTGGAATCATTGTCCCGATTATTACCCTGATAGTGGTTTATTTTGCACGTTTTGAAACCTATACGTTCCCTTCTTTCATCCGAACGCTCGTTGCCCTGCATGCACTGCCTGCCCTGCTGAGTCTGACGGTAATTCCCAACCTGCTGGTGTTTTTTATTTTTATCTGGACCAACCACCTCTATGCAGCAAGAGGTGTTCTGGGAGCCACCATTGTTGCCGCATTGATTATTATGTTGATTAAATACCTTATCGTCTGACCTTTCCATTCCAAAATCCATTGACCCGAAGATGAAATATTACCTCATAGCCGGCGAAGCATCAGGCGATCTGCACGGAGCAAACCTGATAAAAGCCCTGAAAAAAAATGACCCTGAAGGCATCTTCCGTTTCTTTGGTGGGGATCTGATGCAACAGGAAGGCGGCACCCTTGTAAAACATTACCGCGATACAGCTTTTATGGGAGTGGCGGCCGTTGCGGCAAACCTGGGGAAAGTCCTGAAAAATATGTCGCTTTGTAAAAAAGATTTGCTCTCGTTCAGTCCCGATGTATTGATCCTGATTGACTTTCCCGGTTTCAACCTTCGCATGGCAGAATTTGCCAAAAAAAAAGGCATCCCTGTCGTTTACTATATTTCGCCAAAGATATGGGCCTGGAAAAAATCCCGGATCCATCAGATTAAGCAGTTCGTGTACAGGATGTTTGTTATTCTTCCTTTCGAAACATCCTATTACAGGGAGCGGGGCTACGAAGTGGAGTACCTTGGAAATCCCGTAGCCGATGCTGTATTTGCATGGGAAACGCACAAAACCTCATGGCCGGATTTTATTTCACGCAACCATCTGGAGGACAAACAAATACTTGCCCTGCTGCCGGGAAGCAGGAAGCAGGAAATTGCACTTTGCCTTCCCGAAATGATAGCAGCCGCCGCAAAATTTACCGGATACCAGATCGTCGTTTCGGCAGCGCCGGGCATTGATCCGGAATTTTACAGAAGTATTGAAGGCTGCCAGGCTCTGCCTCTTGTATCGGGCCAAACCTATGATCTGGTGCACCATTCTTCCGCCGCAGTGGTTGTATCGGGTACGGCAACACTTGAAACAGCGCTGATAGGAACACCCCAGGTTGTGGTTTATAAAACCGGAAACCTGACCTATCATGTGGGAAAGCACTTTGTCAAAGTCCGGTTCTTTTCCCTGCCCAATATCATCATGGAGGAGGAAATTGTAAAAGAGCTTTTGCAGTTTGACCTGACGGAAAAAATTACCCGCGAGCTTGACCTACTTCTGAACAATACAGACTACCGCAACCGGATGCTTGGCAACTATGCCCGGCTGAAGGGAAAAATCGGACCACCGGGAGTTTCGGAGAGAGTCGCCGGCCGTATAAGAGACTTTCTAAAGGAAAAAATGCACCGCTGATGAAAGGCATCCGGATTCTGCTGTTTTTTCTTTCGGCCAATCTGACGGCCCAGGAAGTCAGCATCGGGCTTTTTTATGCCGATGCCATACAGTCCTTTACAGTTTCTCCTGTGCGCAGCAAGTATGTTCTGTTCATTGACAGCATACCATCTGACACCCTGCGACCGGGAAACATTCTGTACATCAGCCTGATGAATGACAAACTCAGCATTCAGAGACCCGACAATCCGCCGGTAGGTTGCCTTACCATTGAGCTCGAAGCCCTTGACACCAATGGTATTTTCAGCATCCGACCGGCATTCCCGGCAAAAGAAAAACGGCTTTATGACGACAACGTTCATTTCAGAGCCGACGTAAACCGTATTCTTGCTGTAAACCGGGTGCAATTCGACAAATATATTGCAGGAGTGATTGAATCAGAAGGAGGAACAAAAGCCCACCCCGAGTATTACAAAGCACAGGCAGTACTTTGCCGCACCTATGCACTGGCCAATATTACCCGCCATAAGGAAGAAGGATTTGACCTGTGCGACGGTGTGCATTGCCAGGCCTACCTGAGCCGGAGCGATAAAAACGGGGAGATACTCAATGCCGTAAGGCAAACCCACGGGGAAGTTGCTGTATGGAATGATACCATACTGATTACCGCAGCTTTTCATTCCAACTGCGGCGGTGAAACCCAGAGCAGTACCGCAGAATGGGTGCTTGATATGCCCTATCTTCAACCCGTCAGAGACCCCTATTGCCGCGAATCGCGAAATGCCCGCTGGCAGAAAACTTTCACCCTCAGCGAATGGAAACAATATCTTACCGGAGCAGGTATTGTTCTAACTGACAGCTTCCCTCCTTCGCGGTTTAAATTCGTTCAGCTGCAAAGAAAACGCTTTTATCCGGCGGGAAACGATTCCTTACCCCTTCGTAAAATCCGCAATGATCTTGGCCTGCGTTCTTCCTTCTTCTCCGTCAGCTTCGTGCCTCCCGATAAGATTGTGCTTGATGGCCGCGGCTACGGTCACGGCATTGGACTCTGCCAGGAAGGGGCCATGCAAATGGCTTTGAAAGGATTTGACTACCGCGAAATTTTGTTTTTTTATTTTACCGGCATTTCCATAAAAAAATGGATTCAATAGTTCGCTTATATTTGCAAGCCTGAATAAAATAGACAGCCGGTTTGAAGAAATCAGAAAATGAAAGAAGCCGGCAGATTAACGAATTCTCCTATGAATGCCTTAATCGGAAAAGAGTTACGAAGCTTTTTCAGTTCCCTCACCGGGTACATTGCCATCATTGTTTTCCTTCTCACCAACGGGCTGTTGTTATGGGTCTTCCCAGGAAGCACGAATATCATGGACGGAGGTTTTGCCACCCTTGACAGTTTTTTCATGCTGGCCCCCTGGGTGTTTCTTATACTGATTCCGGCCATCACCATGCGCACCATCGCAGAAGAAAGGAAGACAGGCACAATTGAACTGCTCATTACCCGCCCCCTGAGCCTCTGGCAGATTATCCTGGCAAAGTATGCTGCTTCCCTTATGGTAGTCATCCTTTCCCTCCTGCCCGCTCTTATTTTCTTTTATTCGGTATATCACCTCGGCAATCCTCCTGGAAATATTGACATGGGCGGAACCTGGGGATCCTTCATCGGGCTCTTTCTGCTTGCTTCGGTGTATGCAGCCATTGGAATATTCTCCTCTTCACTTACCGAAAATCAGATAGTTGCCTTCCTCCTGTCCGCCGCCTTGTGTTTTTTTGTTTACACAGGTCTGGATCTTGTTTCTCAGATGCATCTGCCCGTTTTTTTGCAAAGCATCATACAATACCTTGGCATTGCTGAACATTACAGGAGTATGAGCCGCGGAGTGCTTGACTCCAGGGATCTTGTTTATTTTTTTGGAATCATTGCGCTTTTCATGGTATTTACCTATGAATCAATCAAAAACCGCAAATGGTAATGCGTAGTAAAAAGATACACCTCCCGGAAGAGTTTTTGTCAGGCAAATCGGCCGTTTTGTCTTACCTGATCCTGGGCATCATCATTATGCTGATGTTTCTTTCGCAGATTTATTTTGTGCGCCTTGATCTTACTTCGGAAAAAAGATACACCCTCTCGCCCGTAACAAAAGAAACCCTGAAAAACATGCCCGGAATGGCTTTTATCAGGGTATACCTCGACGGAGACCTTCCTCCGGAGTTCATAAAAATGCGGAACAGCATCCGCGAAATGCTCGATGAGTTCCGGGTATATGCCGGCGACCGCATCCAGTATCAGTTTGTGAATCCCATGGCGGGGAAAACACCCCAGGCAAGAAAAAACTTGATGCAGG encodes:
- a CDS encoding GSCFA domain-containing protein, with product MDTFRTEIRPTPAPFSISYTDLLLFIGSCFTEHIGSKMELLKFPVCLNPSGILYNPVSIANTIRRLITAKPYSQDELILYNGVWHSFDHHGMFSGTDKDEVLKRINESLNRGAAFLRKATCLFITLGNAHVYRYRKTGQIAANCHKIPDTEFTFDILSPEQIAENFTDVWNLISKVNPTLRMIFSISPVRYLRYGPTGNQTGKSVLFVAVHRLLNEIPGSVYFPAYEIMMDDLRDYRFYEPDMIHPNQVAIDYIWQFFCQTFFAEATLQIVRKVEQVQRALEHRPIRPGTEEYSRFIEQIRTRISELEKQYSFLNFQEEKEKLDALAKTV
- a CDS encoding SpoIID/LytB domain-containing protein, which translates into the protein MKGIRILLFFLSANLTAQEVSIGLFYADAIQSFTVSPVRSKYVLFIDSIPSDTLRPGNILYISLMNDKLSIQRPDNPPVGCLTIELEALDTNGIFSIRPAFPAKEKRLYDDNVHFRADVNRILAVNRVQFDKYIAGVIESEGGTKAHPEYYKAQAVLCRTYALANITRHKEEGFDLCDGVHCQAYLSRSDKNGEILNAVRQTHGEVAVWNDTILITAAFHSNCGGETQSSTAEWVLDMPYLQPVRDPYCRESRNARWQKTFTLSEWKQYLTGAGIVLTDSFPPSRFKFVQLQRKRFYPAGNDSLPLRKIRNDLGLRSSFFSVSFVPPDKIVLDGRGYGHGIGLCQEGAMQMALKGFDYREILFFYFTGISIKKWIQ
- a CDS encoding phenylalanine--tRNA ligase subunit beta, with protein sequence MKISYNWLRDYLPFDLDPARLAEILTDLGLEVESMETWESVKGGLQNFVIGEVLTCVKHPNADKLSLTTVSIGAGAPLKIVCGAPNVSAGQKVLVALPGAKIFSGNETFEIKKTKIRGEESEGMICAEDEAGMGTSHEGIMVLDQKAVPGTPASEYFGVTTDTVYEIGLTPNRIDAASHYGIARDLAARLSLSSPVKAGLPELPRLPVSGAEPPVKVVIENTEGCRRYAGWYIRGVKVGPSPAWLQNRLRAVGLNPISNVVDITNYVLYETGQPLHAFDADKIQGNTVVVKNLPAGTMFITLDGVERTLEANDLLICNTAEPMALAGIFGGLLSGISDETTNIFLESAWFDPRTIRRTARRLGLATDASFRFERGTDPNMVPYALQRAAWLITSIAGGTITGPVVDEYPAPAVNAEVAVNLKRINSLIGKEIPEDTLRQILASLDIEILSEKGNDMLLRVPPYRVDVQREADIVEEVLRIYGFNNVEIPERVHATLSYVAKPDKEKITHTICDYLTGAGFTEIMSNSLTRSAYYEKNKAFPAENLVRILNPLSSDLDCMRQSLLYGGLEAIRYNRNRKNPDLLLYEVGKVYFYHPEEKAKNPLSKYSEYLHLALFATGNRSEKNWTTPEQPVDFFFLKGWVSAILQRLGFDPEHLGNGEVRNDLFEYGLKYMVNETVVVEFGEVNAQLMAEFDCKAPVFYADFHWDALMNLVKDHFVVYREIPRFPEVRRDLSMVLDEKVTYAQLRDLAFRTEKKLLQKMNLFDVYKGEKIGAGKKSYAITYVLRDPSKTLTDEEIDAVMRKLMTAYEKELGAVIRQ
- the surE gene encoding 5'/3'-nucleotidase SurE, with product MTDKCMSERLILVTNDDGIHAPGLQALIHVAQTFGRVLVIAPHEGQSGMSHAITVKYPIRIEKLSEEEKLTVYSCTGTPVDGVKLAINRLAGRPLTMVLSGINHGANSSSSIVYSGTMGAVLEGCINGIPSIGFSLLDFSKEADFSTAILYAKHIVSRVLEEGLPSGTCLNVNIPRNNGEPIKGIKICRQNKGLWREEFDRRIDPQNQEYYWLTGEFHNLEPEADDTDEWALTHRYVSVVPVKIDLTDYQFINRIKHWENHTP
- a CDS encoding YjbQ family protein, translating into MHYTLTFSTDKHNGLYDITARVKDVVSKSGVREGLVNVYAQGATSAIMIQENWDESVQNDVVTLLRQLIPAGKWEHDAQDDNGDAHLKAGLVGPSETIPLVGGELALSTWQNIFFCEFDGPRNERKVIVTVIPG
- a CDS encoding alpha/beta hydrolase, whose translation is MEYSEKKVVSTDGLPLFLRIWQPKQKPLAVINMVHGLGEHGGRYDHWAKRFTQENMAFVAIDYRGHGLAEGKRGHAAFYGLLLDDIKVLLEETSQLFPEIPAILYGHSLGGNLVLSYISQRRHSLNGLIVTSPWLRLTSEPPVWQTAVARILLPVFPGMTIPNGLNPNDLSHYPEVAKAYTSDPLVHNKISLRLYFDTQKAGHLILQKGIPVNIPVLIAHGSADPITSPRASQELTTHCSKNVTFRLFKDMFHELHNEPCAPELFILIKNWIMETCLANTDYPSGHGYF
- a CDS encoding O-acetyl-ADP-ribose deacetylase, which encodes MKIGLIKGDITKVSADAIVNAANTSLLGGGGVDGAIHRAAGPQLLEECRTIGGCPVGEARITKGYNLPARFVIHTVGPVWNGGSYGEPEKLASCYRNSLFLANQHQIRTIAFPGISTGVYGYPKDKAAAIAVREVRQFAETHDLPEEVIFVAFDDESYRIYEQLLQQGL
- a CDS encoding UbiA family prenyltransferase — protein: MNQRPRLLNYLSLVKFSHTVFAMPFAIIGFFLAVRHDQYPFSWSIFIAVILCMVFARTAAMAFNRYVDREIDGKNPRTALREIPVGIIRPKSALHLTIVSSLLFMAAAWFINPLVFKLSPVALLIILGYSFTKTFTTWSHLILGLGLSLAPVGAYLAVTSKFALLPVLYSLVVIFWVSGFDILYALQDEWFDRQENLRSVPVRFGRKKSLIISAIFHLVSGGIVILAGYYGHFGLWYWIGSLVFLGLLTYQHVILSSDDISRLNTAFFTTNGIASVLFALFFLLEMYF
- the gldF gene encoding gliding motility-associated ABC transporter permease subunit GldF, which translates into the protein MNALIGKELRSFFSSLTGYIAIIVFLLTNGLLLWVFPGSTNIMDGGFATLDSFFMLAPWVFLILIPAITMRTIAEERKTGTIELLITRPLSLWQIILAKYAASLMVVILSLLPALIFFYSVYHLGNPPGNIDMGGTWGSFIGLFLLASVYAAIGIFSSSLTENQIVAFLLSAALCFFVYTGLDLVSQMHLPVFLQSIIQYLGIAEHYRSMSRGVLDSRDLVYFFGIIALFMVFTYESIKNRKW
- the lpxB gene encoding lipid-A-disaccharide synthase, with amino-acid sequence MKYYLIAGEASGDLHGANLIKALKKNDPEGIFRFFGGDLMQQEGGTLVKHYRDTAFMGVAAVAANLGKVLKNMSLCKKDLLSFSPDVLILIDFPGFNLRMAEFAKKKGIPVVYYISPKIWAWKKSRIHQIKQFVYRMFVILPFETSYYRERGYEVEYLGNPVADAVFAWETHKTSWPDFISRNHLEDKQILALLPGSRKQEIALCLPEMIAAAAKFTGYQIVVSAAPGIDPEFYRSIEGCQALPLVSGQTYDLVHHSSAAVVVSGTATLETALIGTPQVVVYKTGNLTYHVGKHFVKVRFFSLPNIIMEEEIVKELLQFDLTEKITRELDLLLNNTDYRNRMLGNYARLKGKIGPPGVSERVAGRIRDFLKEKMHR